From Montipora foliosa isolate CH-2021 chromosome 6, ASM3666993v2, whole genome shotgun sequence, a single genomic window includes:
- the LOC138006418 gene encoding max dimerization protein 1-like, whose protein sequence is MNIEQLLEAAKIIEQRDEAKKQTQASVKRDRKPTKRSQSYSRTTHNQLEKNRRAHLRDCLELLKELVPSPPEHQKATTLALLQSAQQYIQVLQMSEKEALDTKRRLNQERYALQRRLALLQGSEKPAMIGVKRPRHSEGESSMSSEEIDVENDEETGYASSESDDRFSIGSSTGSDGGLTANSRRV, encoded by the exons ATGAATATCGAACAGCTTCTTGAAGCTGCCAAAATCATTGAGCAGAGGGATGAAG CGAAGAAGCAAACTCAGGCGTCTGTCAAACGTGATAGAAAGCCCACGAAACGGTCTCAGAGTTACAG CCGTACAACTCACAACCAGTTGGAAAAAAACCG ACGCGCTCATCTCAGAGATTGTCTTGAATTGCTAAAAGAACTGGTTCCTTCGCCTCCCGAACATCAGAAGGCAACAACTTTGGCTTTGCTTCAGAGCGCGCAGCAATACATCCAG GTACTTCAAATGTCAGAAAAGGAAGCACTAGATACAAAGAGACGTTTAAATCAGGAAAGGTATGCACTTCAGAGAAGACTAGCCCTCCTTCAAGGCAGCGAAAAGCCAGCCATGATTGGTGTAAAGAGGCCGCGTCATTCAGAAGGAGAGTCTTCAATGAGCAGTGAGGAAATTGATGTAGAAAATGATGAAGAAACTGGATATGCCAGCAGTGAGTCTGATGATCGTTTCAGCATTGGAAGTAGCACTGGCAGTGATGGTGGGTTAACAGCAAATTCCAGAAGAGTTTAG